GCGCGCGGGAGTACTACCGGAACAAACTCGGGTACCATCAGGACGGTCCATACGTGAGCAAGCGGTTGTGAGGCGTGCGTAGAAGAGCTTCTGTGTGGTTTTGTGTGGTTTCTGTGGTCGCCAGCAGTGAGATTACGGTTTCTGTGGCAGTCAGCAGTTAGAACACAGTTTCTGTGGCAGTCAGCGTGAAGCTAGCTACTGCCGATACCGAGAAGACCGCACCGCCTCAGCCGCACACCTCCCCACCCGATTGCGTTTCTCGATTCTGAAAAACGCGGCGTGCCGCGTTTTTCAAGCTGTGATACTCATCCCTCGCGCGGTCGTACCCTTCGGGCACGACTTCGCGCGCCGAATCGTCGGTGAAAATGCGTCACGATAGTGCCTGCTAACTCACAGCCACTCCCCAGCCTCGAACCCCTCAATCTCGCTTCCCTCGGGATTCGTCTCGTCGCTGGCGATGCCACGGGGAACCAGTAGCGGCGAGACGCTGACCTCGCCATCGACCATCGCGCGGCGGTCGGTCCCCATCGCTTCGGCCGTCTCGTGGTCCAAGAACACCTGCCACGAGCGGTCGTGCAACTCGATGGTGGTCGGGTCGCCCGCTTCGAACTCGATGACAGACTCGTCGTCGTACACCACGTCGTAGGCGAGCGCGGGGTGCGTGATTCGCATCGCGGGGTCCGCACCGGTCGTCGGTGCGTTCACGTTGAGATAGTCGGCAGCGGAGAACGTCTCGTCGAGCACTTCGTTGAGGAGGTACCGAGTCGCGGCCTTGGCGAACGTGAACTCCTCGCTGGTCGGAGTCGCTCCAGCGGGCACCTCGCCGGAGGGGTCGTACACCGACACTGCGATGGCTGGCACTTCCAAGAACGCGGCCTCCATCGCCGCGCCGACGGTCCCCGAGCGCCCGAGGATGTGCGCGCCCATGTTCGGCCCGTCGTTACACCCGGAGACGACGACGTCGGGTTGCAGTCCCAAGGCCGTCAGTCCCGCCGCGACGCAGTCCGTGGGCGTGCCTTCGACGGCGTAGCCCAGTTCGTGTTCGTGGACGGTCAGCGAGTCCGAAGACCACGAGCGGGACATGCCGGTGCCGCTCTGGTCGTCCGCGGGCGCGACTACGGTCACGTCTGCGTCTGCTGCGAGCGCGTCGTAGATGGCGCGAATGCCGGGCGCGTCGATGCCGTCGTCGTTCGTGAGGAGGACGCGAGGTGCGTCGGTCATCGACCGTGATTCGGGGACCGCTCGCTTGTAGCTGTCGGCGGTCCCGACCGAAGGCTTTTCTCGCTGTTCTGCGTGCCGCCAGCTATGTCGCCCTCTTCGGAGAACGCCCTCGACGCTTCCCTGCTCGACTCTCCGCTCCTCTTCGGCCGCGACAGAGATGCGAGCGTTCGTCTTGTCGCACTCGCAGTGGTGTCGTTCCCGCTCGCTCTCGTCGCCTTCTCGCCCGCCGGAACGTTCGGCGTCGAATTCTCGCTCTCGCAGAACCTCGGCACGGTCTCGCTGATTCTCGTCCTCGCCGTCGTTCCCGCGCTGGCGGCGTTCTACAACGATGGTCTGCTCGTCTGCGTCCTCCTCACATTTGGACCTGCACTGGCGCATCAGCTGTCGTGGGCGCTGTACGAGTTGGACGACCAGCGTGCCACGCTCGGCTCCGTGGTGTGGCTTTCAGTGTTCGTCGCGGTGCTTGCAGGGTTGTTCGGATTCGCTTGTGGCTATTTCGCCAGGCGCTTCTTCGAGTCCTGACAGAAGCTTTTTCCCACTGTTTTGCGTGCCGACATGTATGGGACGACCCGCCCTCCTCTACGGCCGCGACCGAGACGTGAGCGCGCGTTTCGTCGGCCTCGCTGGTCTGCTGTTCGCCGCGACGTTCGTCGCCCAGAGTCCGTCGCGCGCGTTCGGCGTCTCGGTCCCCTTCGGTCTCGACTTCGGGTCGCTGTTCTTCTTCATGATAGCTGCTCCGACGCTCGCGGCGTTCTACAACGATGGTGCGCTGGTCAGCCTCACGCTCGCTCTTGGGCCTGCACTCGGGTTCTTCGTTCCGATGGGTCACTACGGACTGACCGAATCGGCCCCCTCGCTCCTCGCGGCGGTCGGTATAGGTGTCACGACTGCCGCGACGATGGGCATGTGTGGATTCCTCTTCGGCTACGTCGGTCGGCGACTGGTGGACTCGTATCGGTAATCTATGCAAACAAATCGGCGCGCGCTGGCCACCCGACGAGAAAAAAGGTGGAACGACAGCCATTTCCCCCACAACAAAAAACCGAGTAGCATGGACCAAAAGCGGGAACTGTCGAGTATCGACCTCGCCGCCATCGTCGCGGAACTCGGCGCGTACGAGGGTTCGAAACTCGACAAAGCGTACCTCTACGGCGACGGTCTCTTGCGACTCAAGATGCGGGACTTCGACCGTGGGCGGGTCGAACTCATCGTTGAAGTCGGCGAGAAGAAACGCGCGCACGTCGCCGCAGTCGAGAACGTCCCCGACGCGCCCGGCAGGCCGCCGAACTTCGCCATGATGCTCCGAAATCGGCTCTCTGGCGCGGACTTCGCGGGCGTCGAGCAGTACGGCTTCGACCGGATTCTCGAATTCCACTTCGAGCGCGACGACGAAGACACCACCATTGTTGCAGAGTTGTTCGGGCAGGGCAACGTCGCTGTGTTGGACGAGAACCGCGAAGTCGTGGACAGCCTCGACACCGTACGACTCAAATCTCGAACTGTCGCACCCGGCAGTCAGTACGAGTTCCCGGACGAGCGCATCAATCCCCTCGAAATCAGCTACGAGGCGTTCGTCGCCAACATGGACGAGTCTGACACTGACATCGTTCGTACGCTCGCCACGCAACTCAACTTCGGCGGCCTCTACGCCGAGGAGGTCTGCACCCGTGCGGGCGTCGAGAAGACGACGGACATCACGGACGCCACCGAAGACGACTACGAGGCCGTCTTCGACGCCATCGAGCGCATGTCGATACCCCTGCGCACCGGGGAGTTCGACCCGCGGGTCTACCGCGAGGACGACACACTGGTGGACGTGACGCCGTTCCCGCTGGACGAGTACGACCACCTCGACGCCGAGGCGTTCGACACGTTCAACGAGGCGGTCGATTACTACTACGCGAACCTCGACTTGGCGGGCGAAGACGACGCCGACGAAGCGGCCGGAAGTCAGCGACCCGACTTCGAGGGCGAAATCGAGAAACAGAAGCGCATCATCGAACAGCAGGAGGGCGCAATCGAGGGCTTCGAACAGGAGGCCGAGCAGGAACGTGAGAAGGCCGAACTGCTCTACGGCAACTACGGACTGGTGGACGAGATTCTCACGACGATACAGCAGGCCCGCGAGCAGGACACCCCGTGGGAGGACATCGAAGCCAAATTTGAGGAGGGCGCAGAGCAGGGCATCGAAGCCGCGGAAGCCGTCCACAGCGTGAACCCTGAACACGGCACCGTCACAGTCACTATCGACGGTATGCGCATCCAACTCGACGCGTCCACAGGAGTAGAAAAGAACGCAGACCGCCTCTACACCGAGGCCAAGCGCGTTGAGGAGAAGAAAGAGGGTGCGCTGGCCGCCATCGAAGACACCCGCGAAGATTTGGAGGCAGTGAAACAGCGTCGCGACGAGTGGGAGGAAGAACCGGACGAGGGAAGCGACGACGCAGGCGAAGACGAACAAGAGGAAGTCGATTGGCTGACCGAGCCGTCGATTCCCGTCCGCAGTCAAGAGCAGTGGTACGAGCGGTTCCGCTGGTTCCGAACCAGCGACGACTTCCTCGTCATCGGCGGACGCAACGCCGACCAGAACGAGGAGTTGGTCAACAAGTACATGGACGGCAACGACCTGTTCTTCCACGCGCAGGCCCACGGCGGTCCGGTCACGATTCTCAAGACCTCCGACCCGAGCGAACCGTCCAGAGATATCGACGTGCCCGAACAGAGCAAGCAGGAAGCCGCCCAGTTCGCCGTCTCCTACTCGTCGGTGTGGAAGGACGGCCGCTTTGCGGGTGACGCCTACATGGTGACTCCCGACCAAGTGAGCAAGACGCCCGAGAGCGGCGAGTACTTGGAGAAGGGTGGCTTCGCCATCCGCGGCGACCGCACCTACTTCCGCGACGTGGCTGTCGGCGTCGCAGTCGGTATCACCTGCGAACCACACACCCGTGTCGTCGGTGGGCCGCCCTCGGCGATTCGTCCGCAGGTCGAGACGCTGGTCGAGGTCGAACCCGGCCGGTACGCCCAGAACGACGCCGCCAAGCGCATCTATCGCGTGTTTCGCGAGCGATTCGAGGACACCTCCTTCGTGCGCAAGGTCGCCAGTGCCGACCTGATTCAGGAGTTCCTCCCGCCGGGCGGCAGTCGGATGAAAGACGAGTGACGTGCGTGTGGGACCAGTGACGTGCGTGTGGGTTGTCACCGTCCGACATGGCTATGGTCTCTCTCGACGTTCTCTCTAGTTGGGTTACTACCTGAGACCGGGTCGTGACCGCTCCGACTGTCGGGAGACGACCTGCGTATCGGGGGTTGCTCGGGGGACATCATGATACGCGACAGCATCGACTATCTGACGGACAGCGATACGGGAATGACCACGGTCGTACTCGGTGGCCTGTTGACGCTTTTCGGGATATTCATCATCCCGGCGCTCGTCGTGGAGGGCTATCTGGTTCGGGTCCTCCACGAAACCGAACGGGGGAACACGGAGGCACCGACGTTCTCCAAGTGGGTTCGACTGGCAGTGGACGGCCTGAAAGCAGTCGTCATCGGAATCGTGTACGGACTCGTTCCCGCAGTAATAGCGATGGTATTCGCCGGTAGCGGGGCACTCATGCTCTCGGGCGGGAACGCCGACTTCCTCGGTGGAGTGACGTTCCTCTTCGGGAGTCTGCTCACCTTGTTCGCCATCGTCGCCGTGTGGTACGTCTATCCGGCGGCAATCGCTCGGTTCGCCGAGAAAGAGTCGATGAGCGCGGCGTTCCACTTCAGCGCGCTCAGACCTATCGTCACCAAGGAAGCGTACGCGACTGGCTGGTTGATGGCACTCGTCGTCCTCTTGGTCGGCGGTATCGTCGTCAGTCTGCTCGCCGTCGTCCCGATACTCGGCTGGATTGGGGCCGTGTTCGTCGCCTTCTACGCGCAGGTCGCGGCGTACTACATCTACGGCCGCGCCTACGGTGAGGCGAGCGGCATGGCTCCCGGCGAGGAGACGCCAGTCGAAGGCGAACAACCAGTCGTCTGAACGACTCTTTTTCGGCGAACTGCGAAGCGAGCGGCCGTGACTCGGAGAGTCACGCAACGGTTAAGCTCTCAGCGAGCGTCTAAACGTTTCGAGCGAACCGCGCCTTTTCACAGCCAGTCCGCTCTGGAGCTACATCATGTTCGAAGACGCACTCACTTACCTGAAAGACAGCGACGACGCAGTCGAGACTGTACTGATCGGTGGCATCCTCAGCCTGCTCGGATTCCTCCTGATTCCGGTGGTATTCGTCGCAGGCTACTTCCAGCGCGTCCTTCGCCGCACGAGCGAAGGCGACCCTGCACCGTCGTTCGACGACTGGGAGGACCTCTTCGTCGAGGGACTGAAAGCAATCGTCGTCGGGTTCGCGTACGTACTGATACCCGCGATACTCGCGGTGTTACTGGTCGGTAGCACCGTGTTGTTCACGGTATCGACCGCGGAGGTCGTTTCGGACCCCATGACGACCGCTCCGACTGCGACCGACGGCATCGGCTTCCTCGGACTGTTGGCACTGCTCGGCGCAGTGTTCGTCACGTTCGCAGCGGCGATTGCGGCGTGGTACGTCGTGCCCGCCGCGTTGGCCCGTCTGGCCGTCGAAGGCCGCCTCGGCGCGGCCTTCGAGCTTAGCAAGCTCGTGCCCGTCCTCCGAAGCGGGTCGTACGCGACCGGCTGGCTCGTCGCGTTCGTCGTCCTCGTGGTCGGCGGCGCGCTGGTCAGTGGTCTCGCCTCGATACCCTTCTTCGGGTGGGCGCTCGTGCCGTTCGTGGCGTTCTACGTCAACGTCGTGGCGTACGCCCTCTACGGGCGTGCCTACGGCGACGCGACCCACACCGAGCGCCGTGAGGGCACGCTGGACGAGGAACAGCGGCCTGCGGTCTGAGCTGAACTTCGGTCCGAGCGGTCTGCGCTCGCAGACCGCTCGGACTGTAACACTTCTCGTCGGGTTCGATGCCTATCCTCGTCTAGATTCGACCGCCGGACCGGCGGTCGAATCCAGACACAAGTAGCCAGAACTAACTTTTCGCGCCCGAACCCTCGGCCATGCTTCGGGAGGCACTGACGTATCCGACGCGCGGCGAGCACGCCGAGCGGGCGTTGGTCGTGGGCACGAGTCTCACCGTCGCGACCGGGATACTCGCACGCCTCGGCGTCCTCGCGCTCCTCGCTGTCGTTCCCGCGGTTCTACTGGCAGGCTACGTCGTCGCCGTTCTCCGCGATTCTGGCGATAGCCTGTCGAACTCAGACGACGGGCCGCCACCCTTCTCCGACGTTCGCAGACTACTGACCGATGGCCTTCGCACGCTGGTCGTCTCCGTTTGTGCGCTCGTCGTCCCGATAGCTGTCTTGCTCGCGACGTTCAGTGGC
The sequence above is a segment of the Halorussus halophilus genome. Coding sequences within it:
- a CDS encoding DUF4013 domain-containing protein, with protein sequence MFEDALTYLKDSDDAVETVLIGGILSLLGFLLIPVVFVAGYFQRVLRRTSEGDPAPSFDDWEDLFVEGLKAIVVGFAYVLIPAILAVLLVGSTVLFTVSTAEVVSDPMTTAPTATDGIGFLGLLALLGAVFVTFAAAIAAWYVVPAALARLAVEGRLGAAFELSKLVPVLRSGSYATGWLVAFVVLVVGGALVSGLASIPFFGWALVPFVAFYVNVVAYALYGRAYGDATHTERREGTLDEEQRPAV
- a CDS encoding DUF4013 domain-containing protein → MIRDSIDYLTDSDTGMTTVVLGGLLTLFGIFIIPALVVEGYLVRVLHETERGNTEAPTFSKWVRLAVDGLKAVVIGIVYGLVPAVIAMVFAGSGALMLSGGNADFLGGVTFLFGSLLTLFAIVAVWYVYPAAIARFAEKESMSAAFHFSALRPIVTKEAYATGWLMALVVLLVGGIVVSLLAVVPILGWIGAVFVAFYAQVAAYYIYGRAYGEASGMAPGEETPVEGEQPVV
- the surE gene encoding 5'/3'-nucleotidase SurE → MTDAPRVLLTNDDGIDAPGIRAIYDALAADADVTVVAPADDQSGTGMSRSWSSDSLTVHEHELGYAVEGTPTDCVAAGLTALGLQPDVVVSGCNDGPNMGAHILGRSGTVGAAMEAAFLEVPAIAVSVYDPSGEVPAGATPTSEEFTFAKAATRYLLNEVLDETFSAADYLNVNAPTTGADPAMRITHPALAYDVVYDDESVIEFEAGDPTTIELHDRSWQVFLDHETAEAMGTDRRAMVDGEVSVSPLLVPRGIASDETNPEGSEIEGFEAGEWL
- the rqcH gene encoding ribosome rescue protein RqcH, which produces MDQKRELSSIDLAAIVAELGAYEGSKLDKAYLYGDGLLRLKMRDFDRGRVELIVEVGEKKRAHVAAVENVPDAPGRPPNFAMMLRNRLSGADFAGVEQYGFDRILEFHFERDDEDTTIVAELFGQGNVAVLDENREVVDSLDTVRLKSRTVAPGSQYEFPDERINPLEISYEAFVANMDESDTDIVRTLATQLNFGGLYAEEVCTRAGVEKTTDITDATEDDYEAVFDAIERMSIPLRTGEFDPRVYREDDTLVDVTPFPLDEYDHLDAEAFDTFNEAVDYYYANLDLAGEDDADEAAGSQRPDFEGEIEKQKRIIEQQEGAIEGFEQEAEQEREKAELLYGNYGLVDEILTTIQQAREQDTPWEDIEAKFEEGAEQGIEAAEAVHSVNPEHGTVTVTIDGMRIQLDASTGVEKNADRLYTEAKRVEEKKEGALAAIEDTREDLEAVKQRRDEWEEEPDEGSDDAGEDEQEEVDWLTEPSIPVRSQEQWYERFRWFRTSDDFLVIGGRNADQNEELVNKYMDGNDLFFHAQAHGGPVTILKTSDPSEPSRDIDVPEQSKQEAAQFAVSYSSVWKDGRFAGDAYMVTPDQVSKTPESGEYLEKGGFAIRGDRTYFRDVAVGVAVGITCEPHTRVVGGPPSAIRPQVETLVEVEPGRYAQNDAAKRIYRVFRERFEDTSFVRKVASADLIQEFLPPGGSRMKDE